A region of Allocoleopsis franciscana PCC 7113 DNA encodes the following proteins:
- the cax gene encoding calcium/proton exchanger, giving the protein MLNKNTILSLLLLFVPVSIAAHFLEWGAAVVFITSCIAIVPLAAWMGTATEEIAVVAGPTLGGLLNATFGNATELIIALIALNAGLVSVVKATITGSIIGNLLLVMGLSMLLGGLRYKEQDFQPIVARVNASSMNLAVIAILLPTAMDATSVGLSEVTIQRLSIAVAVVLILVYGLTLLFSMKTHSYLFDVGMADMENLAESNLAPEEPKHKPNLWLWIGVLLVVTLFVAGESELLVDSLEEATSELGLSALFTGVILLPVIGNAAEHATAVTVAMKNKMDLSVSVAVGSSMQIALFVAPVLVLAGWLMGKPMDLNFNTFELVAVVVSVLIANSISSDGKSNWLEGTLLLATYLVLGFAFYFHPVSEGLGL; this is encoded by the coding sequence ATGCTCAACAAGAATACAATTTTGTCGCTCTTGCTCCTGTTTGTCCCCGTCTCGATTGCCGCTCACTTTTTGGAATGGGGAGCAGCAGTGGTTTTCATCACGTCCTGTATCGCGATTGTCCCCCTTGCCGCTTGGATGGGTACGGCTACTGAAGAAATCGCTGTAGTGGCAGGTCCCACGTTGGGGGGGCTACTCAACGCCACATTCGGCAATGCCACAGAACTGATTATTGCCCTAATTGCCCTGAATGCGGGCTTAGTCAGTGTTGTCAAAGCCACCATCACGGGATCAATCATCGGTAACTTACTGCTGGTGATGGGGTTGTCCATGCTGTTGGGGGGCTTGCGCTATAAGGAGCAAGACTTTCAGCCTATCGTAGCGCGGGTGAATGCATCCTCTATGAACCTAGCCGTAATTGCCATTCTCCTCCCCACGGCGATGGATGCCACCTCTGTTGGCTTGAGTGAAGTCACAATCCAGCGCCTTTCTATCGCGGTTGCAGTGGTGTTAATCCTGGTTTATGGGCTAACGTTGCTGTTTTCCATGAAAACCCACAGTTATCTGTTCGATGTTGGCATGGCGGACATGGAAAACCTGGCGGAGTCGAACCTCGCCCCAGAGGAACCTAAACACAAGCCGAATCTTTGGCTATGGATTGGGGTGCTTTTGGTTGTCACTCTTTTTGTCGCTGGAGAATCAGAACTGCTGGTTGACAGCTTAGAAGAAGCCACCTCTGAACTAGGGTTATCTGCCCTATTTACTGGAGTCATTCTGCTGCCGGTAATTGGGAATGCGGCTGAACACGCGACAGCCGTTACCGTGGCGATGAAAAATAAGATGGATCTTTCTGTTTCAGTTGCGGTAGGGTCTAGTATGCAAATTGCCTTATTTGTCGCCCCCGTGTTAGTTCTTGCTGGGTGGTTGATGGGTAAGCCAATGGATTTAAACTTCAATACCTTTGAACTGGTGGCGGTGGTCGTTTCGGTTTTAATTGCCAATTCCATCAGTTCTGATGGGAAGTCGAACTGGTTAGAGGGGACTTTGCTTTTAGCTACTTATTTGGTTTTAGGGTTTGCCTTTTACTTCCATCCCGTGAGTGAGGGTTTGGGTTTGTAA